One Dehalococcoidia bacterium DNA segment encodes these proteins:
- the ilvN gene encoding acetolactate synthase small subunit, with protein sequence MPTHSMHTLVALVEDHPGVLNRVASLFRRRGFNIESITVGKTETEGISRMTLVIDGATTQVEQVEKQLYKLIDVVKVSDITHDGIIARELALIKVRCNNLNRHEIVQLAQIFHAEIADVTDTTLVLEAVGDEDRLESLLKVLRPYGIREIVRTGRVALARGVGSTTVEAEPAEIRQFHRREGRMPAKPLPFASD encoded by the coding sequence ATGCCGACCCACAGCATGCATACCCTCGTGGCGCTGGTGGAGGACCATCCGGGCGTGCTGAACCGCGTCGCCAGCCTCTTCCGCCGCCGCGGCTTCAACATCGAGAGCATCACCGTGGGCAAGACTGAGACCGAGGGCATTTCACGCATGACGCTGGTGATCGACGGCGCCACGACACAGGTGGAGCAGGTCGAGAAGCAGCTCTACAAGCTGATCGATGTGGTCAAGGTCTCGGACATCACGCACGACGGCATCATCGCCCGCGAACTGGCCCTGATCAAAGTGCGCTGCAACAACCTCAACCGGCACGAGATCGTGCAGCTCGCGCAGATCTTCCACGCCGAGATCGCGGACGTGACCGACACGACGCTGGTGCTGGAGGCCGTGGGCGACGAGGATCGCCTCGAAAGCCTGCTCAAGGTGCTGCGGCCCTACGGCATCCGCGAGATCGTGCGCACGGGCCGCGTGGCGCTGGCCCGCGGCGTTGGCTCGACCACGGTCGAGGCCGAGCCGGCCGAGATCCGCCAGTTCCACCGCCGCGAGGGCCGCATGCCCGCCAAGCCGCTGCCCTTCGCCTCGGACTGA